The Microterricola viridarii genome segment TCTTCCTCAAGAACTACCGACGCGTGGAGGTCAACGCATGACTCACATCTCACAGACCGCCGCAGCCGCCGACGCTGTCACGGCCGATGCCGTCACCGTCGTCGGCGTCGACAAGACGTTCGAGACCCGCAGCGGCCAGGTGCGCGCCCTGCAAGGCATCGAGCTCTCGGTCAAGGCCGGCGAGTTCGTGTCGCTGATCGGACCGAGCGGATGCGGCAAGTCGACCCTGCTGCGCATCATCGCCGACCTCGACCAGCCCAGCACCGGCCGCGTCGCCGTGTTCGGCAAGAGCGCCGGCCAGGCCCGGCTCGACCAGGACTACGGCATCGCCTTCCAGCAGGCCGGCCTGCTGCCGTGGCGCACGGTCGCCGCGAACGTCGCTCTGCCGCTCGAACTGCACGGCGTCGCCGCCGCGGCCCGCGCCGCCCGGGTTGCCGAGCTGCTCGACATGGTCGGCCTGACCGAGTTCGCCGACCGCTACCCCGACCAGCTCTCCGGCGGCATGCAGCAGCGCGTCGCCATCGCCCGCTCGCTGGCCGAGAATCCGAAACTGCTTCTCATGGACGAGCCGTTCGGCGCCCTCGACGAGATGACGCGGGAGCGGATGCAGACCGAGCTGGTGCGCATCTGCGCCGAGACCGGGGCGGCCGTGGTCTTCGTGACCCACTCCATCCCCGAGGCCGTCTACCTCTCTGACCGGGTCGTCGTCATGTCGGCGCGCCCCGGCCGGATTCAGGAGATCGTGACGATGCGCCTGGACGACGAGCGCACGGAGTCGCTGCGCGAGGACACCCGCTACTTCGAGATGATCACCGCGGTGCGCGAGGCATTGCACGGCGGAAACCCGGGCACCGGCGGCATCCAGACGGCGGGCCTCGGCACGGCATCCGTGCCGGTGAACGTGCGCGGGGCGGAGACCCGCTGATGAGCTCCGCGACGGTATCGAGAACGGGCGCGGCGCCCGGCAGGAAGCCGATGAGTGCGCGCACCGAGCGTGTGCTGCGCATCGTCGCGCCCATCTCGGTCGGCGTGATCGTGCTCGGTGTTTGGCAGTTCCTGGTCAGCGTCGTCGGCGTCAGCGAGTACCTGCTGCCGAGCCCGGCATCCATCGCCACCCAGTTCGTGGAGTACCTGCCGTCGATCCTCTCCGCCATGGCCATCACCGGAACGAACGCCCTGATCGGCCTCATCGTCGGCTCGATCCTCGGCATCGGTCTGGCGGCGCTGGCCGCGAACTCGCGCCTGGCCGACGGTATGAGCGCGCCCATCGTCGCCTCGATCGCCGTCATCCCGATCGTCGCCCTCGCCCCGGTGCTGAACTCGATGTTCGGCGCGGACAGCCAGTTCAGCCGACAGGCCATCGCGGCACTCGCCACCTTCGTTCCGATCTTCATCAACACGCTGCGGGGGTTCCGGCAGACGCGGGCCGTGCACCGCGACCTGATGCGGGTCTACGCCGCGTCCTCCAGCCAGGTGCTGCGGACGGTGACCCTGCCGACGGCGAAACCGTTCATCTTCACCGGCATCCGCATCGCCTCATCGCTGGCCGTCATCTCGGCCCTCGTCGCCGAGTACTTCGGCGGCCCGCGGGGCGGGCTCGGCGGCCTGATCTCGACGTCGGCCGCCTCCAGCGCCTATGCCAGGGCGTGGGCCTACGTCGTGGCATCCATCGTTCTCGGCCTGCTCTTCTACGTCGCGACGCTCGCGCTCGAACGCCTCGCCAATCGGCGCGGGGGCGGTTCGTAGCCCACACAACGTCCTCGGCCCACCCGGCGCCGAGGCGACCACAACCCAACACAACGCACGGCAAGGCAAGGCAACGCACGACAAGGCAACGCACAGCAACACAGGCACCACGGCACCAACAACATCTAGGGCAGGGAAAGGACTGAAATGAAACACAGCACACGTCGCCTCGCGACACTGGGCGCGCTCACACTCTCGGCAGCGCTCGTACTCTCCGCTTGTTCCGGTTCTGGCGACACCTCCGGAGGTTCGGGTGGCTCGACCGATGGCGCCGACGGCGGCACCACCGCGGTCAAGCTCCAGCTGCAGTGGCTGCCGCAGGGCCAGTTCGCCGGCTACTTCGCCGCTCAAGACCAGGGCTACTTCGCCGACGAGGGGTTGGACGTTGAGATCATCCCGTCCGGCGGCGACATTGTGCCGCAGGACGCCCTCGCCAACGGCGACGTCGACTACGCCATCGCCTGGGTGCCGAAGGCGCTCGGCTCGGTCGAAGCCGGCGCCAACATCACCGACATCGCGCAGATCTTCCAGCGCTCCGGCACCCTGCAGGTGTCGTGGGCGGATTCCGGCATCAACTCTGTCGCCGACTTCGAGGGCAAGAAGATCGGCTCGTGGGGCTTCGGCAACGAGTGGGAGATCTTCGCCGCCATGGCCGCTGAGGGCCTGGACTCCTCCACCGTGCAGATCATCACGCAGGACTTCAACATGAACGCCTTCCTGCAGGGTGACATCGACGCCGCCCAGGCCATGACCTACAACGAGTACGCGCAGCTGCTCGAGGCCGTCGACCCCAAGACCGGCAAGCAGTACACGCCGGCCGACTTCAACGTGATCAGCTACCAGGACACCGTCGGGGCGATGTTGCAGGACGCCATCTGGGCCGACACCGCGCGGCTGGAGAGCGACACGGCCTACCAGGACACGACCGTCAAATTCTTGAAGGCCGTCGTCAAGGGCTGGATCTACGCGGCGGAGAACCCCGAGAAGGCCTCGGAAGTCACCATCGCCGCCGGTTCCAACTGGGGCCCGAGCCACGAGCTGTGGATGGTCAACGAGACCAACAAGCTCATCTGGCCGGCCGAGAACGGCATCGGCATGATCGACGAGAAGGCCTGGGACGCGACCGTCAAGGGTGCCATCTCGGCCGTCAACGAGACCGGCGCATCGCCGATCACGAAGGCGCCGCCGGCATCCGCCTGGTCGAACGACTGGATCACCAAAGCACTCGACGAACTCAAAGCTGAGGGAGTCGATGTGACGGGCGAGAGCTTCAAGCCCATCACTGTCACCCTCGCCGAGGGCGGCAACTAACCCCGGTTCCGACAGGCCCAACCAGTGACGGGTGGGCCTGTCGGAACCACCACAGCACCATCTGAAAGGCACCAACGCACATGCTCGAAACACCCAACCCCGATCTCGACGCCATCACGGCGGAGCTCGACCAGCGGCACGTCTTCCACTCGTGGTCGGCGCAGGCCGCTCTCGCTCCGTTCGTGATCGCAGGCGGCAGGGGGTCGCGGGTCTGGAACCATGAGGGAACCAGCTACCTCGACTTCTCGAGCCAGCTCGTGAATGTCAACATCGGGCACCAGCACCCCGCCGTCATCTCCGCCATCCAGGAGCAGGCCAGCCTGCTCGCCACCATCGCCCCCGCGACCGCCAACCTGGCCCGCGGCGAGGCGGCCAAGCGCATCGCCGACCGCGCGCCGGAGGGATTCAACAAGGTCTTCTTCACCAACGGTGGGGCGGATGCCAACGAGAACGCGATCCGCATGGCGCGCCAGTTCACGGGCCGCGACAAGGTGCTCAGCACCTACCGCTCGTACCACGGCAACACCGGCTCCGCCGTCGTCGCAACCGGCGACTGGCGCCGCATCCCGAACGAGTACGCCACCGGCCACGTGCACTTCTTCGGTCCGTATGCCTACCGCAGCGACTTCTGGGCGACCACGCCGGAGCAGGAGTCGGAGCGCGCTCTGCAGCACCTGGAGCGCGTCATCCTGAGTGAGGGCCCGGCGTCGATCGCCGCGATCCTGCTCGAGACGATCCCCGGCACCGCCGGCGTGCTGCTGCCGCCGCCCGGCTACCTGGCCGGCGTGCGCGAGCTCGCCACCCGCCACGGCATCATGCTGATCCTCGACGAGGTCATGTGCGGCTTCGGCCGCACCGGTCGCTGGTTCGCCTTCGACGGCTACGACGTGGTGCCCGACCTGATCACCTTCGCCAAGGGCGTCAACTCCGGCTACGTGCCGGTGGGCGGTGTCGTCATCAGCGACCCCATCGCCGACTTCTTCAACGACCGGGTGTTCCCCGGCGGCCTCACCTACAGCGGCCACCCGCTGGCGATGGCCTCGATCGTAGCGGCCCTCGACACGATGGCCTCAGAGGGCATCGTCGAGAACGCGGCGACCGTCGGCCGCGAGCACATCGGGCCCGCCCTGGCTGCGCTGGCCGAGAAGCACGACATCATCGGCGAGGTGCGCGGCGAGGGCGTGTTCTGGGCGGTCGAGCTGGTGGCCGACCGGGCCACCCGCCAGCCGGTCAGCGCCGCCGTGATGGGCCGGATCAAGAGGGAGCTCGTCGCCCGCGGCCTGCTGCCCTTCCTGGCCGACAACCGCATCCACGTCGTGCCGCCGTGCGTCGTCACGCCGGAGGAGGTCGCCGAGGCGATGGCCATCTACGACGAGGTGCTCTCGCTCGATCTGATCTAGCCCGCTCACTCGGTCTCGATACGCCGCAGGCGGCGCTACTCGACCAGCGGGAGGTTCCACCTCTCCGTTGATCGAGTAGGCCTGCCAGGGCCGTATCGAGATCCCGCACCCTGATTTTCACAATAGAAAAGGAAACACCGCAATGTCCGAAATCCCCACCGTCCAGCACTGGGTCAACGGCGCACCCGCAGCCGGAACGTCCACGCGCACCGCTCCCGTCTTCAACCCGGCCCGCGGCGTCGCCGAGAAGAACGTGCTGATGGCCAGCACCGCCGATGTTGACAGCGTCGTTGCTGTTGCCAAGGCTGCACTCCCGGCCTGGCGCGACATGTCGATCGCGAAGCGCCAGAACATCATGTTCAACTTCCGCGAGCTGCTGCACAAGCGCACGCCCGAGCTGGCTGCGATCCTCACCAGCGAGCACGGCAAGGTGCTCTCGGATGCCGCCGGCGAGATCGCCCGCGGCCTCGAGGTCGTCGAGTACGCCTGCAGCATGCCGACCCTGCTGAAGGGCGACTACTCCGAGAACGTCTCCACCGGTGTCGACGTGTACTCGCTCAAGCAGCCGGTCGGCGTCGTCGGCATCATCAGCCCGTTCAACTTCCCCGCCATGGTGCCGCTCTGGTTCTTCCCGCTGGCCATCGCCGCCGGCAACACGGTCGTGCTGAAGCCCTCGGAGAAGGACCCGTCCTCTGCCAACTTCATGGCCCAGATGTTCAAGGACGCCGGTCTGCCCGACGGTGTCTTCAACGTCGTGCACGGCGACAAGGAGGCCGTCGACGCGCTGCTGGTGAACCCGGACGTCGCCTCGATTTCCTTCGTCGGATCGACCCCGATCGCGCGCTACATCTACGAGACCGCCAGCGCTCACGGCAAGCGGGTGCAGGCACTCGGCGGCGCGAAGAACCACATGCTGGTGCTCCCGGACGCCGACCTCGACCTGGCCGCCGACGCCGCCGTCAACGCGGGCTTCGGCTCGGCCGGTGAGCGCTGCATGGCGATCAGCGTGATCCTGGCCGTCGACGCCGTCGCCGACGCCCTGATCGGCAAGATCACCGAGCGCATGGCGACCCTGAAGACCGGTGACGGCACCCGCGGCTGCGACATGGGCCCGCTCATCACCGAGGTTCACCGCGACAAGGTGTCCAGCTACATCGACATCGCGGCGGCCGACGGCGCGACCGTCGTCGTGGACGGCCGCGGCATCGAGGTCGACGGCGACGCCGACGGCTTCTGGCTCGGCCCGACCCTGCTCGACCGGGTGCCGCTGGACTCGGCCGCCTACACCGACGAGATCTTCGGCCCGGTGCTGTCGATCGTGCGCGTCGACGGCTACGAGCAGGGCCTCGACATCATCAACTCGAGCCAGTACGGCAACGGAACCGCCATCTTCACCAACGACGGTGGTGCAGCCCGGCGCTTCCAGAACGAGGTGACCGTCGGCATGATCGGCATCAACGTGCCGATTCCCGTGCCGGTGGCGTACCACTCCTTCGGTGGCTGGAAGAACTCGGCGTTCGGCGACGCGAAGGCGTACGGCCCGGCCGGCATCGCCTTCTTCACCCGCGAGAAGGCCATCACCTCGCGCTGGCTCGACCCGAGCCACGGCGGCCTGAACCTGGGCTTCCCGCAGAACCACTAGCGGCGACCTGTGAGAGGGGCTCCTCCGGCATCCGCCGGGGGAGCCTCTTCCCGTTGGCTCGAGGGAGCTTGCGACCGAAGCCAACTGCGCGCAACGCCGCCCTGGGGGAACCCGCTCGCGGCCCCCGAAAAGTCTCGCGGCCCCCGATTTATCGGGGGCCGCGAGACTTTTCGCGTGCCGCGACGGACGGCCCGACGCATTGCGGTGCGCGGATGCCGCGGCGCCCGGCATCCGGGTCAGACGGTGATGACGACCTTGCCAGCGGGGTGGTCGTCGCGCCAGTGCCGGATCGCCGCCGGTGCCTCCGCCAGCGGGTAGCGGGAGTCGATCACGGGCCTGAGCGTGCCCGCCTCGATCAGCTCGGTCAGCGAGTGCAGCAGGCCGGCGTTCTCGGTGGCCGCCAGCATGCGCAGAGTGTGGCCGACGAACGGCGACTTCAGGCTTGCGCCGACCGGGCGCCCCATCCCGCCGAACACGGGGGCATCGACCTCGGACCCGACGATCACGAGCGTGCCCTGCGGGGTGAGGGCGCGGCGCAGCTCCGCGACCGGACGGTGGCCGGCCGTGTCGATGATCACGTCGAACTGGCGCGAGCCGTTGGTGAACGACTCGCGCGTGTAATCGATGACCTGGTCGGCGCCGAGCGAGCGCACCAACTCGAGCTTCCCGGTGCTGGTGACGCCCGTCACCCGCGCCCCGAGCTCCTTGGCGATCTGCACCGCGAAGGCCCCGACACCGCCGGCCGCCCCGATCACGAGCACGCTCTGGCCGGCCTTCACCGCGCCGCTGTCGCGCACGGCCTGCAGCGCGGTGCCCGCCGAGATCGGCAGGGCAGCCGCCTGCTCGAAGCTCAGCGACGCCGGCTTGGCGGCGATGCGGTCGGCCCGGGCGCAGACGAAGTCGGCGAAGGCGCCCTCGCAGTAGCCGTAGACCTCATCGCCGACCGCGAATCCGCTGACCCGTTCTCCGAGCGCCGCGATGACACCGGCCACCTCGCGCCCCTTGACCTTCGTCTTCGGGCGGCGCAGGCCGAAGCCCATGACGCGCGCCAGATACGGGCGCCCCGTCATCAGGTGCCAGACGCCGGCATCGACGCCGGCCGCCTTCACCCGGATCAGCACCTCGTTGGCGCCGGGCGCCGGGGTGGCGATGTCGTCCAGCCGCAGGGCCTCCACGTCGCCGTACTCGTCTTGAACTATTGCTCGCATGATCTGGATCCCTTCTGTTGTGGGTCGGGTCCTACTGCTGGGGGCCGGGCCCTACTGTTGCTGCGCCGGGTACTGGAAGACCGTGTCGAGCGAGACGCCCAGCGCATGGGCGATCTGGAAGGCCATCTCGAGCGAGGGCGAGTAGCGGCCCTGCTCGATGGCGATGACGGTCTGCCGGGTCACGCCGATGCGATCGGCGAGCTCGGCCTGGGTCATCTCGCCGCGCTCGAAGCGCAGACGGCGGATGTCGTTGGTCACGCGGGTCGGCTTCACCATGACTGGAACCCCCGGCGGTAGGCGATGATCCTGGTGGTGCAGCTGAGCACAGCCGAGAGAACGAAGCACAGGTAGAGCACGTTCGCGATCCAGAAGTAGCCGAGCTCGAACATCGCCAGCAGCATGGCGGCGATGCCGCCGACAACGAGGAAGGACTGGCCGATGCGCTCACTCGTCGCGTAGATCTCGCGGTCGCGCTGATCCTTCTTGGCCTCCGCCCGCGGGGTGAAGATGCCGACGATGATGATGTGCAGCACGATCGACACGACGATGGCCCCGCCGATCGTCCACAGCATGGCCGGCACGTAGTCGACCTCGGGCAGGGGAGTGCCGGCGCCCAGAATGATGATCAGGTAGCTGAGGTAGCCGCCGATTGCGACGACCCCCATGATCCAGGTGCTCTTCTCTTCAGATGACATCACCGCTCCTGACATGTAAAGAACTCTTGACACCGAATGTAAGCCAGAGCAGACATCGTGTCAAGAGTTCTTTACATTCCGAGGATGCCGGGGCTAGCGGGAGAGCGTGATGCCGACGGTGGCGAGGGTGCCGAACACCACACCCCAGATGGTGATCGCGATGACCTGCCAGAGGATGACGGCATTCTTGGACGCGCCGAAGGAGACCATGGCGGCAGAGGTGAACTGGCTCGGCAGCACGACAGGCCCGACCAGGCTCACCCCGGCGACGCCGTACTTGTCGAACCAGGCACGCACCTTTCTGCTGCGGGCCGACTCCTCCTTCGGCGTCTTGGAGTTGACGACGCCGGAGCGCACCCGGTGCGCGGCGAACACGAAGACCAGCATGGCCAGAACGTTGCCGACGATCGCCGCTGCGATCGCGACGACGGGGTTGAGGCCGGCGAGCACGCCGATGACCGAGCCGAGGTAGGAGTCGACGAACGGGATGGCCGCGACGAGCATCACGCCCACCCACTGCAGCAGAGCGGGGAAGGAGGAGGTGAAGTCTTGCAGTGCGTCGATCATTCGTGGTGCCTTTCGTGGTGGCCGTGGCCGAGAGTGTGTGGTGAAGCGATATCTCCATCCTGTCGACGGCGCTGGAGGCGAAGTAGTGCCGCGCTGTCACGCTGTTTGTGGCACTTTCGCCCGCGAGAACGTGACAAATGTCACTGCTCTACGCTGGAGCGCATGAACCGTTTCGCTCCGTCCGCCGCTCCGCGTCCAGCGCAGCAGGCATGATGCCGACGCTCCTGCGGCGTCCCCGTTCGGCGGAGCCGGAACAGGCTCCCCCCGCGCGCTCTGAGCGCTCCGACCACGGCCGTGGTGTGCACGCCACCTGGACCTACACGCTCGGTTCGATCGTGTTCGTTGTCGTCGCGCTCGCCTCCTGTCTCGTGCTGATGTCGGCCGCGGAATTCTCCGCCTCTCGCGCGCCGCTGGACGGCGCGGTGCTCGGGGCGGTCCTCGCCTCCGCCGCCGTGCAACTGCGCTATTGCTGGTTCCTGCGGCGCGGGCGCGGCGGAGGCCTGCCCGGCCCGGCCTGGACGGGTGCGCTGCTCGCGCCGGCCGTCGCGGCCTGGGTTCTCGGGCTCTTCAGCCCCGGGCTCGGTGTCATCTCCACGTTCTCGCTCTGGATGGCGCTCTGTCTGATGGCCTGCCTGCTGCCCACACGACAGCGGTGGCTGCTGCTCGCCGCCGGTCTCGCGGCGATCGCGCTGCATCCCCTCCTCACCCAGGCGGTCGGCGGGAGCCTGCCGGACACCCCGTCCGGCAATGTCTCGTGGCTGCTCATCTGTTACGGCGTCATGTTCCCGGTGATGCTTCTCAGCGGCCTCTGGTGGTGGGAGATCGTGGTGGAGCTGGACCGGCATCGCCGCACGGCGGCCGAGCTCGCCGTGGCGCAGGAGCGCCTGCGCTTCGCCGCTGATCTGCACGACATCCAGGGCCATCACCTGCAGGTCATCGCGCTCAAGTCCGAGCTGGCCGAACGGATGCTCGACCTCGATCTCGAGGCGGCCAGGGTCAACATTCATGAGACCCGCATCATTGCCAACCAGGCGCTGGAAGAGACCCGCCTGCTCGTCTCCGGGTATCGCGAGATCTCGCTCGATGACGAGCTGCAGAATGCGCGCGAGGTGCTGACCGCGGCCGGTGCCGGCTGCACCCTGGACCTCGACCCGTTGCCGGCCGGAACCGATCTGCGCCGGGCGCTCGCAATGACCGTGCGCGAGGCGACGACCAACATCCTGCGTCACAGCGAGGCCGCGCACGTGACGATCCGGTTCCGCGAGACGGCCGAGGCGTACACGCTGGAGATTCTCAACGACGGGGTTGTCGGCGCCGGATCCGGTGCAGCGGGCACCGGCCTGGCCGGCCTGCGGGAGCGGCTCGCCCCGGTCGGTGGCGAGATCGACACCGTGCTCGACCCGGCTGCCGGCCAGTTCAGCCTGACCGTGTGCGTGCCGACCCGGGTGGGGGCGCGCGCATGAGCGCGGGCACCGCCGCGGCCGTGGATGCCGCGCAGACCGGGCAGCGCGTCATCCGCCTGCTCATCGCCGACGACGAACACCTGATCCGCGGCGCCCTCGAGGCGCTGCTCGGGCTCGAGCCGGACATCGAGGTGGTGGCCAGCGCCGACAACGGCGTCACCGCCGCCGAGCTCGCACTGCAGACCCGGCCGGACATCTGCCTGCTCGATCTCGAGATGCCGCACGCCGACGGCATCGAGGCGGCCGCGCGCATCCTCTCGACGGTGAGCACCCGGGTCATAATCGTGACCAGGCACGCCCGCCCCGGCGTGCTGCGGCGCGCGCTCGAGGCGCGGGTCTCCGGCTTCGTGCCGAAGTCGACGCCGGCCGGCGAGCTGGCTGCGGTGATCCGCGATGTGGCTGCGGGCAAGCGCTACATCGACCACGAGATCGCGGCCGCCGCGCTGTCGGCCGAGCGCTGCCCGCTCACCGATCGCGAGCTGGATGTGCTGCGGGTCAGCCGCACCGCCGTCGGCGTACAGCAGATCGCCGAGCGGCTGCACCTCGCCCCCGGCACGGTGCGCAATTACCTCTCTGCCGCCATGACGAAGCTCGACGCGGCCTCCCGGCACGAGGCCGCAGAGAAGGCCTGGCAGCAGGGCTGGATCTAGGCGGCCGCGCCGCTCGGCGCCGGTTGGGCCCCCTCGCCGGTTGGGCCTCCCCCCGCCCGCCGGTTGAGCCCCCCCGGTTGAGCCCCCCCCGGTTGAGCCACCCCCGCCGGTTGAGCTTGTCGAAACCCCGTCGCTCAGTCGTGCAGGATTCGCTGGAACAGCAGGCGGATGTCGGTTCCGGCGGGCAGGGCGAGCGGCAGATTCGCGGATGTCGGCACGACACGGTGCTATCCAGCCGGGCGGTGAACACGGGCGCACCCTCGCGGCATCCGCCATCTCGTAGGCTCGAGGCTGTGCCAGCACCCTCGCCCCTCCTGATCGCCGTCGAATCGCCGTTCTCTGCCGCCGCCCGCGCGGTCTCCGCGCGCTACTTCGACGACTTGATCACGCGCTATCACGGCCGCCCCGCGACCGCCGCCGAGATCGCGGACGTCGACGCCTCGTACCCGGGGGAGCGCCTGGAGGAGCCGAACGGGCTGCTGCTGCTCGCCCGGCGCGACGGGACGGTGCTGGGGTGCGCGGGCATGCGCTTCGTCACCGAGGCGGCCGCGCCCGGTGCGGAGGGCGAGGCGGCGGCACCGCAACGCGTGGGCGAGGTGACGCGGGTGTTCGTCGACGCCGCCGCGCGCGGTCTGGGGCTCGGCCGCCAGCTGATGGGGG includes the following:
- a CDS encoding response regulator transcription factor, coding for MSAGTAAAVDAAQTGQRVIRLLIADDEHLIRGALEALLGLEPDIEVVASADNGVTAAELALQTRPDICLLDLEMPHADGIEAAARILSTVSTRVIIVTRHARPGVLRRALEARVSGFVPKSTPAGELAAVIRDVAAGKRYIDHEIAAAALSAERCPLTDRELDVLRVSRTAVGVQQIAERLHLAPGTVRNYLSAAMTKLDAASRHEAAEKAWQQGWI
- a CDS encoding NAD(P)-dependent alcohol dehydrogenase, yielding MRAIVQDEYGDVEALRLDDIATPAPGANEVLIRVKAAGVDAGVWHLMTGRPYLARVMGFGLRRPKTKVKGREVAGVIAALGERVSGFAVGDEVYGYCEGAFADFVCARADRIAAKPASLSFEQAAALPISAGTALQAVRDSGAVKAGQSVLVIGAAGGVGAFAVQIAKELGARVTGVTSTGKLELVRSLGADQVIDYTRESFTNGSRQFDVIIDTAGHRPVAELRRALTPQGTLVIVGSEVDAPVFGGMGRPVGASLKSPFVGHTLRMLAATENAGLLHSLTELIEAGTLRPVIDSRYPLAEAPAAIRHWRDDHPAGKVVITV
- a CDS encoding GNAT family N-acetyltransferase is translated as MPAPSPLLIAVESPFSAAARAVSARYFDDLITRYHGRPATAAEIADVDASYPGERLEEPNGLLLLARRDGTVLGCAGMRFVTEAAAPGAEGEAAAPQRVGEVTRVFVDAAARGLGLGRQLMGALEAQARARGLSALRLDTRSDLVEARRLYAAVGYTEGAPHNDDPYADHWFRKQLAG
- a CDS encoding ABC transporter ATP-binding protein — translated: MTHISQTAAAADAVTADAVTVVGVDKTFETRSGQVRALQGIELSVKAGEFVSLIGPSGCGKSTLLRIIADLDQPSTGRVAVFGKSAGQARLDQDYGIAFQQAGLLPWRTVAANVALPLELHGVAAAARAARVAELLDMVGLTEFADRYPDQLSGGMQQRVAIARSLAENPKLLLMDEPFGALDEMTRERMQTELVRICAETGAAVVFVTHSIPEAVYLSDRVVVMSARPGRIQEIVTMRLDDERTESLREDTRYFEMITAVREALHGGNPGTGGIQTAGLGTASVPVNVRGAETR
- a CDS encoding small multi-drug export protein, whose amino-acid sequence is MIDALQDFTSSFPALLQWVGVMLVAAIPFVDSYLGSVIGVLAGLNPVVAIAAAIVGNVLAMLVFVFAAHRVRSGVVNSKTPKEESARSRKVRAWFDKYGVAGVSLVGPVVLPSQFTSAAMVSFGASKNAVILWQVIAITIWGVVFGTLATVGITLSR
- a CDS encoding sensor histidine kinase, with translation MMPTLLRRPRSAEPEQAPPARSERSDHGRGVHATWTYTLGSIVFVVVALASCLVLMSAAEFSASRAPLDGAVLGAVLASAAVQLRYCWFLRRGRGGGLPGPAWTGALLAPAVAAWVLGLFSPGLGVISTFSLWMALCLMACLLPTRQRWLLLAAGLAAIALHPLLTQAVGGSLPDTPSGNVSWLLICYGVMFPVMLLSGLWWWEIVVELDRHRRTAAELAVAQERLRFAADLHDIQGHHLQVIALKSELAERMLDLDLEAARVNIHETRIIANQALEETRLLVSGYREISLDDELQNAREVLTAAGAGCTLDLDPLPAGTDLRRALAMTVREATTNILRHSEAAHVTIRFRETAEAYTLEILNDGVVGAGSGAAGTGLAGLRERLAPVGGEIDTVLDPAAGQFSLTVCVPTRVGARA
- a CDS encoding ABC transporter substrate-binding protein, whose protein sequence is MKHSTRRLATLGALTLSAALVLSACSGSGDTSGGSGGSTDGADGGTTAVKLQLQWLPQGQFAGYFAAQDQGYFADEGLDVEIIPSGGDIVPQDALANGDVDYAIAWVPKALGSVEAGANITDIAQIFQRSGTLQVSWADSGINSVADFEGKKIGSWGFGNEWEIFAAMAAEGLDSSTVQIITQDFNMNAFLQGDIDAAQAMTYNEYAQLLEAVDPKTGKQYTPADFNVISYQDTVGAMLQDAIWADTARLESDTAYQDTTVKFLKAVVKGWIYAAENPEKASEVTIAAGSNWGPSHELWMVNETNKLIWPAENGIGMIDEKAWDATVKGAISAVNETGASPITKAPPASAWSNDWITKALDELKAEGVDVTGESFKPITVTLAEGGN
- a CDS encoding aspartate aminotransferase family protein, producing MLETPNPDLDAITAELDQRHVFHSWSAQAALAPFVIAGGRGSRVWNHEGTSYLDFSSQLVNVNIGHQHPAVISAIQEQASLLATIAPATANLARGEAAKRIADRAPEGFNKVFFTNGGADANENAIRMARQFTGRDKVLSTYRSYHGNTGSAVVATGDWRRIPNEYATGHVHFFGPYAYRSDFWATTPEQESERALQHLERVILSEGPASIAAILLETIPGTAGVLLPPPGYLAGVRELATRHGIMLILDEVMCGFGRTGRWFAFDGYDVVPDLITFAKGVNSGYVPVGGVVISDPIADFFNDRVFPGGLTYSGHPLAMASIVAALDTMASEGIVENAATVGREHIGPALAALAEKHDIIGEVRGEGVFWAVELVADRATRQPVSAAVMGRIKRELVARGLLPFLADNRIHVVPPCVVTPEEVAEAMAIYDEVLSLDLI
- a CDS encoding ABC transporter permease — protein: MSARTERVLRIVAPISVGVIVLGVWQFLVSVVGVSEYLLPSPASIATQFVEYLPSILSAMAITGTNALIGLIVGSILGIGLAALAANSRLADGMSAPIVASIAVIPIVALAPVLNSMFGADSQFSRQAIAALATFVPIFINTLRGFRQTRAVHRDLMRVYAASSSQVLRTVTLPTAKPFIFTGIRIASSLAVISALVAEYFGGPRGGLGGLISTSAASSAYARAWAYVVASIVLGLLFYVATLALERLANRRGGGS
- a CDS encoding CoA-acylating methylmalonate-semialdehyde dehydrogenase, which encodes MSEIPTVQHWVNGAPAAGTSTRTAPVFNPARGVAEKNVLMASTADVDSVVAVAKAALPAWRDMSIAKRQNIMFNFRELLHKRTPELAAILTSEHGKVLSDAAGEIARGLEVVEYACSMPTLLKGDYSENVSTGVDVYSLKQPVGVVGIISPFNFPAMVPLWFFPLAIAAGNTVVLKPSEKDPSSANFMAQMFKDAGLPDGVFNVVHGDKEAVDALLVNPDVASISFVGSTPIARYIYETASAHGKRVQALGGAKNHMLVLPDADLDLAADAAVNAGFGSAGERCMAISVILAVDAVADALIGKITERMATLKTGDGTRGCDMGPLITEVHRDKVSSYIDIAAADGATVVVDGRGIEVDGDADGFWLGPTLLDRVPLDSAAYTDEIFGPVLSIVRVDGYEQGLDIINSSQYGNGTAIFTNDGGAARRFQNEVTVGMIGINVPIPVPVAYHSFGGWKNSAFGDAKAYGPAGIAFFTREKAITSRWLDPSHGGLNLGFPQNH
- a CDS encoding helix-turn-helix transcriptional regulator; the encoded protein is MVKPTRVTNDIRRLRFERGEMTQAELADRIGVTRQTVIAIEQGRYSPSLEMAFQIAHALGVSLDTVFQYPAQQQ